A genomic stretch from Corvus cornix cornix isolate S_Up_H32 chromosome 9, ASM73873v5, whole genome shotgun sequence includes:
- the ZMAT3 gene encoding zinc finger matrin-type protein 3 produces the protein MILLQQAGLLPHPEKPSSLPMSVATRPRASSPLSPPKSLGLGPSFHHTQEEELAKVVEQDPMLEELCKPLCCKLCNVTLNSAQQAQAHYQGKNHSKKLRNYYAANSCPAPARMSNSVEPAPPQVVSLPTQMGSSKPGGRVILATENDYCKLCDASFSSPAVAQAHYQGKNHAKRLRLAEAQNNSFSDASELGKRRARKEGNEYKMMQNRRNTYTVQNNTGPYFNPRSRQRIPRDLAMCVTPSGQFYCSMCNAGASEEMEFRQHLESKQHKSKVSEQRYRSEMENLGYVQ, from the exons ATGATTCTTCTACAGCAAGCAGGACTTCTTCCTCATCCTGAGAAGCCTTCATCCCTTCCTATGTCAGTGGCTACAAGGCCAAGAGCCAGCTCACCACTGTCCCCACCAAAGTCTCTTGGACTGGGGCCTTCCTTTCATCACACACAAGAAGAGGAACTTGCCAAGGTGGTGGAGCAGGACCCTATGCTGGAGGAACTATGTAAGCCCCTGTGCTGTAAGCTTTGCAATGTCACTCTGAATTCGGCCCAGCAAGCCCAGGCTCATTACCAG GGTAAAAACCACAGTAAGAAACTGCGGAATTACTATGCTGCCAACAGCTGTCCGGCACCTGCCAGGATGAGTAATTCTGTTGAGCCTGCCCCACCTCAGGTTGtctcccttccaactcag ATGGGATCCAGTAAACCAGGTGGCCGAGTGATCTTGGCTACAGAGAATGATTACTGCAAGCTTTGTGATGCCTCATTTAGTTCTCCGGCTGTGGCACAGGCTCACTACCAAGGGAAAAATCACGCCAAGCGGCTGCGTCTTGCAGAGGCACAGAATAACTCATTCTC GGATGCGTCAGAACTGGGCAAACGAAgggcaaggaaagaagggaatgAATATAAGATGATGCAGAACAGAAGAAACACGTATACGGTTCAGAACAACACAG GTCCCTACTTCAACCCCCGCTCACGCCAGAGGATCCCCCGTGACCTGGCCATGTGTGTGACGCCCAGCGGCCAGTTCTACTGCTCCATGTGCAACGCGGGCGCCAGCGAGGAGATGGAGTTCAGGCAGCACCTGGAGAGCAAACAGCACAAGAGCAAAGTGTCTGAGCAGCGGTACAGGAGCGAGATGGAGAACCTGGGCTATGTCCAATGA